A region from the Drosophila ananassae strain 14024-0371.13 chromosome 2L, ASM1763931v2, whole genome shotgun sequence genome encodes:
- the LOC6501192 gene encoding probable 2-oxoglutarate dehydrogenase E1 component DHKTD1 homolog, mitochondrial isoform X2, with protein MLRYFAHSEARLGNVSRPLARYYHSEKGVWGYKPIARRDFQVAEDVRASRNSQGNVYRWVEAFRQHGHKLATVNPISIRPSQQELQELSPAFYGLQTQETVRTAGLLSGPQVAQNVAQLEQLLKDIYCGRSVSAEFSYVEDIEEREWLAKNFETLDQHQLENSERCEIAELLIKSQAWDNFMALKFPTVKRYGGEGAESMLAFFWQLLRDSVQGNIEHVVLAMPHRGRTPLQAALFNMRPAKVFRKLSGASEFAEDIEAMSDVISHFHVSEQLQVLGKSLNFSMVRNPSHLEAANPVAMGKTRSKQQTRGEGAFGITDSQPFGQHVLNVILHGDAAFAGQGINQECLNMAYVPHFEVGGSLHLIVNNQVGFTTPGDRGRSTAYTSDLAKSIQAPVFHVNGDDPEALARITNLAFRYQREFRKDIFIDLNCFRRWGHNELDDPTFTNPLVYKIVHQRGSVPDSYAQQLAQAQVLSESQAKQIRDDYMKYLGEELALAPTYEPPPSFFEKQWKNLQLAPSKELTYWDTGLDYGLLHYIGQQSVTFPEDFNIHPHLLKTHVNARLKKLENGVKIDWSTAEALAIGSLMYQGHNVRISGEDVGRGTFSHRHAMLVDQQTNEMFLPLNSMEGGNGGKLELAHSILSEEAVLGFEYGMAIDNPNNLIIWEAQFGDFANGAQIIIDTFIVSGETKWMESNALVMLLPHGYDGAASEHSSCRIERFLQLSDSKETAPDGDAVNVHIVNPTTPAQYYHVLRRQLARNFRKPLVVVAPKTLLRLPAATSTHEDFQPGTLFHNVLGDTTVQPEQVRKVILCSGKHYYTLAEEREKRQAYDTAILRLESLSPFPFQELQGQLAQYGNVKSFVWSQEEHRNMGAWTFVRPRFENLIGQQLHYCGRCEAPTPATGIGKVHKREVDEIVAAPFEL; from the exons ATGCTGCGTTACTTTGCGCACTCGGAAGCCAGGCTTGGAAATGTGTCACGCCCCCTAGCGCGATACTATCACAGCGAAAAGGGCGTATGGGGCTATAAGCCCATAGCCCGGCGGGATTTTCAAG TGGCCGAGGATGTGCGGGCCTCGAGGAATTCGCAGGGCAACGTCTATCGGTGGGTGGAGGCCTTCCGCCAGCACGGACACAAATTGGCAACCGTAAATCCTATCAGCATCAGGCCGAG CCAGCAGGAGTTGCAGGAATTAAGTCCCGCATTTTATGGACTGCAGACACAGGAGACGGTGCGCACCGCTGGCCTCTTAAGTGGTCCGCAGGTGGCCCAGAACGTCGCCCAGCTGGAGCAGCTTCTTAAGGACATTTACTGCGGCCGTTCAGTTAGTGCTGAGTTTTCTTATGTGGAG GACATCGAGGAGCGGGAATGGCTGGCCAAAAACTTTGAGACCCTGGACCAGCATCAGCTGGAAAATAGCGAGCGTTGCGAAATCGCCGAGCTGTTAATTAAGTCGCAGGCCTGGGACAATTTCATGGCACTCAAGTTTCCCACCGTGAAGCGGTACGGAGGCGAGGGCGCCGAATCCATGCTGGCCTTCTTCTGGCAGCTGCTTCGCGACAGCGTCCAAG GGAACATTGAGCACGTGGTGCTAGCGATGCCCCACAGAGGACGCACCCCGCTGCAGGCCGCCCTGTTCAACATGCGGCCCGCCAAAGTTTTCCGCAAGCTCAGCGGCGCATCCGAGTTCGCCGAAGACATCGAGGCCATGTCCGACGTCATAAGTCATTTCC ATGTTTCCGAGCAGCTGCAGGTGCTGGGCAAGAGCCTTAACTTCAGCATGGTACGCAATCCCTCGCATCTGGAG GCTGCCAATCCCGTGGCCATGGGCAAGACGCGTTCCAAGCAACAGACGAGGGGCGAGGGAGCCTTCGGTATTACAGACAGCCAGCCCTTTGGCCAACATGTGCTCAACGTAATCCTGCACGGAGATGCGGCCTTCGCCGGGCAGGGCATTAATCAGGAGTGCCTGAACATGGCGTATGTGCCGCACTTCGAGGTCGGCGGTAGTCTGCACTTGATTGTCAACAACCAGGTGGGTTTCACCACGCCGGGGGATCGTGGCAGATCCACTGCCTACACCTCGGATTTGGCCAAATCCATACAAGCTCCGGTCTTCCACGTGAATGGCGATGATCCCGAGGCCTTGGCCAGGATAACCAATCTGGCCTTTAGGTATCAGCGAGAGTTCCGCAAGGACATCTTCATCGATCTCAATTGCTTCCGTCGATGGGGCCACAATGAACTGGACGACCCCACATTTACTAATCCCTTGGTGTACAAAATTGTCCATCAGCGTGGATCCGTGCCGGACTCTTATGCCCAACAATTGGCCCAGGCGCAGGTGCTGTCCGAGTCGCAGGCCAAGCAAATTCGGGATGACTACATGAAGTACCTGGGcgaggagctggccttggCACCCACCTACGAGCCACCGCCATCCTTCTTTGAAAAACAGTGGAAGAACTTGCAACTGGCGCCCTCCAAGGAACTGACCTACTGGGATACTGGTTTGGATTACGGACTCTTGCATTACATTGGCCAGCAGAGCGTGACTTTTCCGGAAGACTTT AACATCCACCCTCACCTGCTGAAAACCCATGTTAACGCACGTCTCAAGAAACTGGAAAACGGGGTCAAAATCGATTGGTCCACGGCAGAGGCTTTGGCTATAGGTAGTCTCATGTACCAGGGTCACAATGTGCGGATCAGTGGCGAGGATGTGGGTCGCGGCACCTTCTCCCATCGCCACGCCATGTTGGTGGACCAGCAGACGAACGAGATGTTCCTACCCCTGAACAGCATGGAGGGCGGAAATGGCGGTAAACTGGAACTGGCCCACAGCATTCTATCGGAGGAAGCAGTGCTGGGCTTCGAGTATGGCATGGCCATTGACAATCCCAATAATCTGATCATCTGGGAGGCGCAGTTCGGGGATTTTGCCAATGGAGCCCAAATCATTATCGATACATTTATTGTCTCGGGAGAGA CCAAATGGATGGAGTCAAATGCTTTGGTGATGCTGCTTCCCCACGGATACGATGGTGCCGCTTCGGAGCACAGTTCCTGTCGCATCGAGCGCTTCCTACAGCTCAGCGACTCCAAGGAAACAGCTCCAGATGGCGATGCCGTCAACGTGCACATCGTAAATCCCACCACCCCCGCCCAGTACTACCATGTCCTGCGTCGCCAGTTGGCAAGGAACTTCCGGAAACCGCTGGTGGTCGTGGCCCCGAAGACACTGCTCCGACTTCCGGCCGCCACATCCACACACGAGGACTTCCAGCCAGGAACGCTATTCCACAATGTTTTGG GTGACACCACTGTCCAGCCGGAGCAAGTGCGAAAGGTGATCCTGTGCAGCGGAAAGCACTATTACACCCTGGCCGAGGAAAGGGAGAAGCGGCAGGCCTATGACACGGCCATCCTGCGCCTCGAGTCCCTCAGCCCCTTCCCCTTCCAGGAGCTGCAGGGCCAGTTGGCCCAGTACGGCAACGTAAAAT CCTTCGTTTGGAGCCAGGAAGAGCATCGCAATATGGGAGCCTGGACTTTTGTGCGGCCacgttttgaaaatttaattggcCAACAG CTCCACTACTGCGGTCGCTGCGAAGCACCCACCCCGGCAACCGGAATCGGAAAAGTGCATAAACGGGAAGTTGATGAGATTGTTGCTGCCCCATTTGAACTTTAG
- the LOC6501191 gene encoding protein bottleneck: MAKEHHSFTRVSKMSISTFNFQFYNYKLQSGSPSLGTSSGFGSASRSINSTSFISELEMDIDEEMTPSPAITSTPKPRFTTQLALELAKSEPSEPPALRPKLHTTQKRWSMELREKVLEMSKRNNASDGEEKPQTTVGQEQPLQQQAQTAQPGQEQQGLENDDNPPTVSDKINFFNKLTNTFQSNNKFLAPGNGQTNRFISLLRSSRPQALATCNSNNTSNHSLNGSSISGGSVAHQVPPPKPKRLGASTSLSQSPIAMHQFATPMGVGKGGSQRKCSLRRKPSMDKSRATISRQNSSATVRPQHHAIMEDLSLVVPVRMRIAEYEQRISMSA; encoded by the coding sequence ATGGCAAAAGAGCATCATTCGTTTACCAGAGTTTCCAAGATGAGCATCAGCACGTTCAACTTTCAATTCTACAACTACAAACTCCAGTCTGGTTCTCCGAGCCTGGGAACAAGTTCTGGCTTTGGCTCCGCCTCCCGATCCATCAACTCGACATCCTTCATCAGCGAACTGGAAATGGACATTGACGAAGAGATGACTCCCTCGCCGGCGATTACATCGACGCCCAAACCGCGTTTCACTACCCAACTGGCATTGGAGTTGGCCAAATCCGAGCCTTCAGAGCCGCCAGCTTTGCGACCTAAATTGCACACGACCCAGAAGCGCTGGTCCATGGAACTCAGGGAAAAAGTGCTGGAAATGTCCAAACGAAACAACGCATCTGATGGGGAGGAGAAGCCACAAACCACAGTGGGTCAGGAGCAGCCTCTACAGCAGCAGGCACAGACGGCACAGCCGGGACAGGAGCAGCAGGGACTGGAAAATGATGACAACCCACCCACTGTCAGCGACAAAATCAACTTCTTCAACAAGCTGACCAACACCTTTCAGTCGAATAACAAGTTCCTAGCTCCCGGCAATGGCCAAACCAATCGCTTCATATCGCTACTGCGCTCCAGTCGCCCCCAGGCACTTGCCacctgcaacagcaacaacaccagcAACCACAGCCTGAACGGCAGCTCCATCAGCGGCGGTAGCGTTGCTCACCAAGTGCCCCCACCTAAGCCAAAACGCCTCGGGGCCAGTACTTCCCTCTCCCAATCCCCCATTGCCATGCATCAATTTGCCACGCCCATGGGCGTCGGCAAGGGAGGCAGTCAGCGCAAGTGCTCGCTGCGCCGCAAGCCTTCGATGGACAAGTCGCGAGCCACGATTTCGCGGCAGAACTCGAGTGCCACCGTTCGGCCCCAACACCATGCCATTATGGAGGACCTGAGTCTGGTGGTGCCGGTTCGAATGCGGATTGCTGAGTACGAGCAGCGCATCTCAATGAGCGCCTGA
- the LOC6499389 gene encoding chaoptin, with translation MGLEFFFKFGYAFLTITLMIMIWMSLARASMFAREMEETHYPPCTYNVMCTCSKSSTDLGIVHCKNVPFPALPRMVNQSKVFMLHMENTGLREIEPYFLQSTGMYRLKISGNHLTEIPDDAFTGLERSLWELILPQNDLVEIPSKSLRHLQKLRHLDLGYNHITHIQHDSFRGLEDSLQTLILRENCISQLQSHSFSGLLILETLDLSGNNLFEIDPNVFVDGMPRLTRLLLTDNILSEIPYDALGPLKSLRTLDISHNVIWSLSGNETYDIKASTKLNLDNLHLEYNHIEVLPPNSFKYFDTVNRTFFDGNPIHTLREDAFKPARIREIYMRYCGLTNISPVAFDSLVNSLQILDLSGNNLTKLHHKLFNNFDVLRVISMRDNKIKIQKPTETFNAVHYTLLKLDLSGDRNDPTNLQTLRNMTRMRNMRSLSISRLGSSSVGPEDFKDFGVELEDLQITRASLSGIQSHAFKHVRGLKRLDFSENGISNIENDAFHEIGHSLISLKMSHGYSGSALPAEALRHLTSLQELDFSNNHISSMSDTSFHFLKNLRLLELHDNRIEQVLKGTFQGDIHSKLEEISLRFNHLTSVSQHTFFDLEALRKLQLDDNKIDKIERRAFMNLDELEYLSLRGNKINNLAEESFQNLPKLEILDMAFNQLPNFNFDYFDQVGTLSNLNVNVSHNQIRQLMYNSSWSGRNEHGGMYHSNIKILDLSHNNISIIHPGYFRPAEISLTHLHLGYNSLMNTTRDVFGNMPHLQWLDLSYNWIHELDFDAFKNTKQLQLVYFGHNYLSDIPQDIFKPVQGLRIVDFSHNHLRGLPDNLFYNGGMEKLDVSHNMLLKIPSSSLSSLAALTLCELHLSNNFISTIHSMDLSNKFRSLRYLDISYNYLLRIDDAVFATMPKLAVLDLSHNRDLKVMDKSFMGLENSLIKLGLENVSLSTVPEIRLKYLREFRLGYNELPSIPQELAHNMSNLRMLDLSNNDLTNVPLMTQSLPHLRRLMLSGNPITSLNNNSFDGVNEDLEMLDISNFRLHYFEYGCLDSLPHLRSLKLTAYSHLEHFNIPHLLRHHYNIRQLWIEAPQPFTRIVKKGSGPTQEMQTLQLGNPTDLQREMEGHLPSKLTNITFSGPQFSNLNERILRGMRSPYLYMQLFNTSLQALPPNFFKYLGRVRNISLDIRYNNHNLKKIPNPNTGAVPYLPNSVFLTDLKMSHTDLNCDCDLGWVEFWQRKRRQYICSSQTWTDTVFRTFMNSPCQVYGRHNCDDHDDDLRETRCENKGGQQLMEALKFDLECGWDNANCREAAFVVVMVCVAMVFWM, from the exons ATG GGCCTGGAATTCTTCTTTAAATTTGGCTATGCCTTCCTCACAATAACCCTGATGATTATGATCTGGATGTCGCTGGCTCGCGCCTCGATGTTCGCCCGGGAAATGGAGGAGACACACTACCCGCCTTGCACCTACAATGTCATGTGTACCTGCTCCAAATCCTCCACAGATCTGGGGATAGTGCATTGCAAGAATGTGCCATTCCCAGCACTGCCGCGCATGGTAAACCAATCAAAG GTTTTCATGTTGCACATGGAGAACACAGGATTGCGCGAGATCGAGCCATATTTCCTGCAATCGACAGGGATGTATCGCCTCAAGATTTCGGGAAATCATCTAACCGAAATTCCGGACGACGCATTCACCGGCTTGGAGCGATCTTTGTGGGAGTTAATCCTGCCGCAGAACGACCTCGTGGAGATCCCATCAAAGTCATTGCGGCATTTGCAGAAACTGCGACACCTGGATCTGGGCTACAATCACATAACGCACATTCAGCACGACTCGTTCCGCGGACTGGAGGACTCGTTGCAGACCCTGATCCTGCGGGAGAACTGCATCTCGCAGCTGCAGTCGCACAGTTTCTCCGGCCTGCTCATACTGGAAACCCTCGACCTGAGTGGCAATAATCTGTTTGAGATTGACCCCAACGTATTTGTGGACGGAATGCCGAGATTGACGCGCCTTCTCTTGACGGATAATATCCTCTCGGAGATTCCGTACGACGCATTGGGTCCTTTGAAGAGTCTTCGCACCTTGGATATTTCACATAATGTGATCTGGTCGCTGAGTGGCAACGAGACGTACGACATCAAGGCTAGCACGAAGCTGAATTTGGATAATCTTCATCTGGAGTACAACCATATCGAGGTCCTGCCCCCCAACTCGTTTAAATATTTCGATACTGTCAATCGCACCTTCTTCGACGGAAACCCCATACATACCCTGAGG GAGGATGCCTTTAAGCCCGCTCGAATTAGGGAAATATACATGAGGTACTGCGGCCTGACTAACATCTCACCGGTGGCATTTGACAGTCTGGTGAACAGCCTGCAGATCCTCGACCTGTCTGGAAACAATCTCACCAAGCTGCATCATAAGCTCTTCAACAATTTCGATGTCTTGAG agTCATCAGCATGCGGGACAACAAGATTAAAATCCAGAAACCGACGGAAACATTTAATGCCGTGCACTACACCCTTCTGAAACTGGACCTCAGTGGCGATCGCAATGATCCTACCAATCTGCAAACTTTGCGCAA TATGACCAGAATGAGGAACATGCGCTCGCTGTCCATCTCACGTCTGGGTTCATCCTCCGTGGGTCCCGAGGACTTCAAGGACTTTGGTGTGGAATTGGAGGATCTGCAGATCACTCGGGCTAGTCTATCTGGAATTCAGTCGCACGCCTTTAAGCATGTGAGGGGTCTGAAGCGATTGGACTTTAGTGAGAATGGAATATCCAACATTGAGAACGATGCCTTCCATGAG attGGACATTCCTTGATATCCTTGAAAATGTCCCATGGTTACTCCGGAAGCGCCCTGCCTGCCGAAGCTCTTCGTCACTTGACATCTCTGCAGGAATTGGACTTTAGCAACAATCACATTAGTAGCATGAGCGACACAAGCTTCCATTTCCTGAAGAATCTGCGACTTCTTGAACTCCATGACAATCGAATTGAGCAGGTCCTGAAGGGCACTTTCCAGGGCGACATCCATTCAAAGCTCGAGGAGATCTCACTTCGATTTAATCATCTGACCTCCGTTTCGCAGCACACGTTCTTTGACCTCGAAGCTCTGCGAAAACTGCAACTGGACGACAACAAAATTGACAAAATCGAGCGAAGAGCCTTCATGAACCTGGATGAGCTGGAGTATCTGAGTTTGAGGGGCAACAAGATTAATAATCTGGCAGAGGAATCCTTCCAGAACTTGCCCAAGTTGGAGATTTTGGATATGGCTTTTAATCAACTTCCCAACTTTAACTTTGATTACTTCGACCAAGTGGGCACATTGTCGAATCTGAATGTCAATGTGAGCCATAATCAGATCAGGCAATTGATGTACAACTCTTCCTGGAGCGGGCGAAATGAGCATG GTGGCATGTATCACTCAAACATAAAGATATTGGATTTGTCTCATAACAATATATCAATTATACATCCTGGCTACTTCCGACCAGCTGAAATATCGTTGACTCATCTTCATCTTGGCTATAATTCGTTGATG AATACCACACGTGATGTTTTTGGCAATATGCCACATTTGCAATGGCTTGATCTCAGCTATAATTGGATCCATGAGCTTGACTTTGACGCCTTCAAGAACACAAAACAACTACAGTTGGTCTATTTTGGTCATAACTATTTAAGTGATATCCCCCAGGATATATTCAAGCCGGTGCAAGGACTGCGCATTGTAGACTTCTCGCACAATCATTTGAGGGGTCTGCCCGATAATCTCTTCTATAATGGAGGCATGGAAAA ATTGGATGTCTCGCACAATATGCTGTTGAAGATCCCCTCCTCTTCGCTTTCCAGCTTGGCTGCCTTGACTCTCTGCGAGTTGCATTTGTCTAATAACTTCATCTCTACCATTCACAGCATGGATCTGTCCAACAAATTTAGG TCTCTTCGCTACTTGGACATATCTTACAATTACTTGCTGAGGATTGACGATGCTGTTTTCGCCACCATGCCCAAGCTGGCAGTTTTGGACCTTTCGCACAATCGGGATCTGAAAGTGATGGACAAGTCATTTATGGGCCTGGAAAACTCACTGATTAAACTTGGTTTGGAAAATGTCTCTCTGAGTACAGTGCCCGAGATTAGATTGAAGTACCTGCGGGAATTCCGCTTGGGCTACAATGAGTTGCCCTCTATTCCTCAAGAGCTGGCTCACAATATGAGCAATTTGAGAATGCTGGATCTTTCCAACAATGATTTGACCAATGTCCCATTGATGACTCAGTCCCTGCCGCATTTGAG ACGCCTAATGCTTTCCGGCAATCCAATCACCTCCCTGAACAACAATAGTTTCGATGGCGTAAATGAAGACCTCGAAATGCTGGATATATCCAACTTCCGACTGCATTATTTCGAATATGGTTGTCTGGATTCCTTGCCGCATCTGCGTTCTCTGAAACTGACAGCTTACTCCCACCTGGAGCACTTTAATATTCCGCACCTGCTGCGTCATCACTATAATATTCGGCAATTGTGGATAGAGGCGCCACAGCCGTTCACCCGGATTGTAAAGAAGGGGTCTGGTCCCACACAGGAGATGCAGACCCTTCAACTGGGTAATCCCACCGATTTGCAGCGCGAAATGGAAGGTCATCTGCCTTCCAAACTAACGAATATTACGTTCAGTGGCCCGCAATTTAGTAACCTCAACGAACGCATCCTGCGG ggaATGCGTTCTCCGTATCTTTACATGCAATTATTCAACACCTCACTGCAagccctgccaccaaatttctTCAAATATTTGGGACGAGTGCGCAACATTTCCTTGGATATTCGCTACAACAACCACAATCTGAAGAAGATTCCTAACCCGAATACGGGTGCCGTGCCTTATCTGCCAAATAGTGTGTTCCTCACCGACCTGAAGATGTCCCACACGGATCTCAACTGCGATTGCGATTTGGG TTGGGTGGAGTTCTGGCAGCGCAAGAGACGTCAATACATCTGCTCCTCGCAGACCTGGACCGACACCGTCTTCCGCACGTTCATGAACTCACCTTGCCAGGTGTATGGAAGACACAATTGCGACGACCATGATGATGATTTAAGGGAGACACGCTGCGAAAACAAGGGTGGTCAACAGCTAATGGAG GCCTTGAAGTTCGATTTGGAATGTGGCTGGGATAACGCCAATTGCCGGGAGGCTGCCTTCGTGGTGGTGATGGTGTGCGTGGCCATGGTCTTCTGGATGTGA
- the LOC6501192 gene encoding probable 2-oxoglutarate dehydrogenase E1 component DHKTD1 homolog, mitochondrial isoform X1 produces the protein MLRYFAHSEARLGNVSRPLARYYHSEKGVWGYKPIARRDFQVAEDVRASRNSQGNVYRWVEAFRQHGHKLATVNPISIRPSSQQELQELSPAFYGLQTQETVRTAGLLSGPQVAQNVAQLEQLLKDIYCGRSVSAEFSYVEDIEEREWLAKNFETLDQHQLENSERCEIAELLIKSQAWDNFMALKFPTVKRYGGEGAESMLAFFWQLLRDSVQGNIEHVVLAMPHRGRTPLQAALFNMRPAKVFRKLSGASEFAEDIEAMSDVISHFHVSEQLQVLGKSLNFSMVRNPSHLEAANPVAMGKTRSKQQTRGEGAFGITDSQPFGQHVLNVILHGDAAFAGQGINQECLNMAYVPHFEVGGSLHLIVNNQVGFTTPGDRGRSTAYTSDLAKSIQAPVFHVNGDDPEALARITNLAFRYQREFRKDIFIDLNCFRRWGHNELDDPTFTNPLVYKIVHQRGSVPDSYAQQLAQAQVLSESQAKQIRDDYMKYLGEELALAPTYEPPPSFFEKQWKNLQLAPSKELTYWDTGLDYGLLHYIGQQSVTFPEDFNIHPHLLKTHVNARLKKLENGVKIDWSTAEALAIGSLMYQGHNVRISGEDVGRGTFSHRHAMLVDQQTNEMFLPLNSMEGGNGGKLELAHSILSEEAVLGFEYGMAIDNPNNLIIWEAQFGDFANGAQIIIDTFIVSGETKWMESNALVMLLPHGYDGAASEHSSCRIERFLQLSDSKETAPDGDAVNVHIVNPTTPAQYYHVLRRQLARNFRKPLVVVAPKTLLRLPAATSTHEDFQPGTLFHNVLGDTTVQPEQVRKVILCSGKHYYTLAEEREKRQAYDTAILRLESLSPFPFQELQGQLAQYGNVKSFVWSQEEHRNMGAWTFVRPRFENLIGQQLHYCGRCEAPTPATGIGKVHKREVDEIVAAPFEL, from the exons ATGCTGCGTTACTTTGCGCACTCGGAAGCCAGGCTTGGAAATGTGTCACGCCCCCTAGCGCGATACTATCACAGCGAAAAGGGCGTATGGGGCTATAAGCCCATAGCCCGGCGGGATTTTCAAG TGGCCGAGGATGTGCGGGCCTCGAGGAATTCGCAGGGCAACGTCTATCGGTGGGTGGAGGCCTTCCGCCAGCACGGACACAAATTGGCAACCGTAAATCCTATCAGCATCAGGCCGAG CAGCCAGCAGGAGTTGCAGGAATTAAGTCCCGCATTTTATGGACTGCAGACACAGGAGACGGTGCGCACCGCTGGCCTCTTAAGTGGTCCGCAGGTGGCCCAGAACGTCGCCCAGCTGGAGCAGCTTCTTAAGGACATTTACTGCGGCCGTTCAGTTAGTGCTGAGTTTTCTTATGTGGAG GACATCGAGGAGCGGGAATGGCTGGCCAAAAACTTTGAGACCCTGGACCAGCATCAGCTGGAAAATAGCGAGCGTTGCGAAATCGCCGAGCTGTTAATTAAGTCGCAGGCCTGGGACAATTTCATGGCACTCAAGTTTCCCACCGTGAAGCGGTACGGAGGCGAGGGCGCCGAATCCATGCTGGCCTTCTTCTGGCAGCTGCTTCGCGACAGCGTCCAAG GGAACATTGAGCACGTGGTGCTAGCGATGCCCCACAGAGGACGCACCCCGCTGCAGGCCGCCCTGTTCAACATGCGGCCCGCCAAAGTTTTCCGCAAGCTCAGCGGCGCATCCGAGTTCGCCGAAGACATCGAGGCCATGTCCGACGTCATAAGTCATTTCC ATGTTTCCGAGCAGCTGCAGGTGCTGGGCAAGAGCCTTAACTTCAGCATGGTACGCAATCCCTCGCATCTGGAG GCTGCCAATCCCGTGGCCATGGGCAAGACGCGTTCCAAGCAACAGACGAGGGGCGAGGGAGCCTTCGGTATTACAGACAGCCAGCCCTTTGGCCAACATGTGCTCAACGTAATCCTGCACGGAGATGCGGCCTTCGCCGGGCAGGGCATTAATCAGGAGTGCCTGAACATGGCGTATGTGCCGCACTTCGAGGTCGGCGGTAGTCTGCACTTGATTGTCAACAACCAGGTGGGTTTCACCACGCCGGGGGATCGTGGCAGATCCACTGCCTACACCTCGGATTTGGCCAAATCCATACAAGCTCCGGTCTTCCACGTGAATGGCGATGATCCCGAGGCCTTGGCCAGGATAACCAATCTGGCCTTTAGGTATCAGCGAGAGTTCCGCAAGGACATCTTCATCGATCTCAATTGCTTCCGTCGATGGGGCCACAATGAACTGGACGACCCCACATTTACTAATCCCTTGGTGTACAAAATTGTCCATCAGCGTGGATCCGTGCCGGACTCTTATGCCCAACAATTGGCCCAGGCGCAGGTGCTGTCCGAGTCGCAGGCCAAGCAAATTCGGGATGACTACATGAAGTACCTGGGcgaggagctggccttggCACCCACCTACGAGCCACCGCCATCCTTCTTTGAAAAACAGTGGAAGAACTTGCAACTGGCGCCCTCCAAGGAACTGACCTACTGGGATACTGGTTTGGATTACGGACTCTTGCATTACATTGGCCAGCAGAGCGTGACTTTTCCGGAAGACTTT AACATCCACCCTCACCTGCTGAAAACCCATGTTAACGCACGTCTCAAGAAACTGGAAAACGGGGTCAAAATCGATTGGTCCACGGCAGAGGCTTTGGCTATAGGTAGTCTCATGTACCAGGGTCACAATGTGCGGATCAGTGGCGAGGATGTGGGTCGCGGCACCTTCTCCCATCGCCACGCCATGTTGGTGGACCAGCAGACGAACGAGATGTTCCTACCCCTGAACAGCATGGAGGGCGGAAATGGCGGTAAACTGGAACTGGCCCACAGCATTCTATCGGAGGAAGCAGTGCTGGGCTTCGAGTATGGCATGGCCATTGACAATCCCAATAATCTGATCATCTGGGAGGCGCAGTTCGGGGATTTTGCCAATGGAGCCCAAATCATTATCGATACATTTATTGTCTCGGGAGAGA CCAAATGGATGGAGTCAAATGCTTTGGTGATGCTGCTTCCCCACGGATACGATGGTGCCGCTTCGGAGCACAGTTCCTGTCGCATCGAGCGCTTCCTACAGCTCAGCGACTCCAAGGAAACAGCTCCAGATGGCGATGCCGTCAACGTGCACATCGTAAATCCCACCACCCCCGCCCAGTACTACCATGTCCTGCGTCGCCAGTTGGCAAGGAACTTCCGGAAACCGCTGGTGGTCGTGGCCCCGAAGACACTGCTCCGACTTCCGGCCGCCACATCCACACACGAGGACTTCCAGCCAGGAACGCTATTCCACAATGTTTTGG GTGACACCACTGTCCAGCCGGAGCAAGTGCGAAAGGTGATCCTGTGCAGCGGAAAGCACTATTACACCCTGGCCGAGGAAAGGGAGAAGCGGCAGGCCTATGACACGGCCATCCTGCGCCTCGAGTCCCTCAGCCCCTTCCCCTTCCAGGAGCTGCAGGGCCAGTTGGCCCAGTACGGCAACGTAAAAT CCTTCGTTTGGAGCCAGGAAGAGCATCGCAATATGGGAGCCTGGACTTTTGTGCGGCCacgttttgaaaatttaattggcCAACAG CTCCACTACTGCGGTCGCTGCGAAGCACCCACCCCGGCAACCGGAATCGGAAAAGTGCATAAACGGGAAGTTGATGAGATTGTTGCTGCCCCATTTGAACTTTAG